A window from Purpureocillium takamizusanense chromosome 3, complete sequence encodes these proteins:
- a CDS encoding uncharacterized protein (COG:O~EggNog:ENOG503Q4MQ), with the protein MLSNATRELGRRWPLQGRSLAAAFLTPRGQPSRRGTIRAATSQAVAVARDDTDEVSRKQSLLGSHSETIQAAVDYKASNPTRAAQNHAAAHDETTDEAHMTEFGHVDGDLHASSGRRPEKPTALSRRHKAHDNEIEASQRVVEMTTGTILRKVLGKESDSVYWKRKVAEARSLRLPIILLQMMMRNEAQRHGGGSALLQLLPDELEWRRLLNLVCRMGFSVEQLEEYQYVLQGTSDDERCRRLLALEGAAPMFLFSFLVRSSSRLTDVPTLAKLIDSCPAYYAIGKQGPRRHGREHPTARTVTEKALHLGQDKFELIMRLLTRQCLRIEPRLVVRLAEVAARHIQSIATYAEEPRKLFVVQCEVFNKCLQIFRPHAGVQMAQRSLPNAYFWEAQRILLAMSDSLNKPLLLDRGGFRAIREVLAGQPKNQVEMHSSTRHAPTWPPYLQPGDGMDERADPEENWSRTVSAGMLMQEAGFSKDEHDDALDILQGMTTDGSPTIQQRSLMRSDRHVGVWEASIRATRNAQEAWERFQNPPEPGAKPGLQQYAAMLEKLVLREADTSSRLLPGDKALNFPTHQEANLAEFERARMRPPSVAQLYHHMRLNGVKPRDNCLRILVANAESLDTAHRYLRESTEKGRIVRALMADEPERESLRAVPMGLFAAYIQACSKTEGKRGGRQLMRVVRLAEMRLDADDSRWSPYIWGLILKNLSQHHRALRMSLSEQVDMFLHVVERIERSHGVHPSTFVQLAKCIRKATRREVVKLVAELESGEETKRGSVRQLYDWQASACSSADGHRLSSGKPHSVQARTPLSLLSSAADRLKETFSKLVERESKSRAVLDARNVAPLERISARMDPVRSDHVHEYMLSLAFVGEFDEMARTLRWVMEQWGQEDVVEAMVGLDEPPTHGDFLEALCAFRFLAEPMLDREEASKVRASAAGLPLGWTWPDDEAVAAYVEMQHDESIVALRRVLDWVRARQAGGRSDDAGQGRAANQR; encoded by the exons ATGCTCAGCAATGCGACACGGGAGCTGGGGCGAAGATGGCCGTTGCAGGGCCGATCGCTTGCCGCCGCGTTCCTG ACACCGAGAGGGCAGCCGTCTCGCCGGGGGACCATACGTGCAGCGACATCACAGGCGGTGGCCGTCGCAAGAGATGACACTGACGAGGTGTCTCGGAAACAGTCTTTGTTGGGCTCTCATTCGGAGACCATACAGGCCGCCGTTGACTACAAAGCTTCGAACCCGACTCGAGCGGCGCAAAACCATGCCGCAGCCCATGATGAAACGACCGATGAGGCGCACATGACAGAATTCGGCCACGTTGATGGAGATCTACACGCAAGCAGTGGCAGACGGCCGGAGAAGCCTACGGCGCTTTCCAGGCGCCACAAAGCCCACGACAACGAAATCGAAGCGAGCCAGCGTGTGGTTGAGATGACTACGGGCACGATACTGCGCAAGGTGCTTGGCAAGGAGAGTGACAGCGTTTATTGGAAGAGAAAGGTTGCCGAGGCACGCAGCTTGAGGCTGCCCATCATTCTTCTGCAAATGATGATGCGGAACGAGGCCCAgcgccatggaggaggaagtgcgctgctccagctgctCCCAGACGAGCTCGAGTGGCGCCGTCTTTTGAACCTCGTATGTAGGATGGGGTTCTCGGTGGAGCAGCTGGAAGAGTACCAGTACGTCTTGCAAGGGACGTCGGACGACGAACGGTGTCGTCGGCTTCTGGCATTGGAGGGCGCTGCCCCCATGTTCCTCTTTTCGTTTCTTGTGCGGTCCTCGTCCAGGCTGACCGATGTGCCGACCCTCGCCAAGCTGATCGACTCATGCCCAGCCTACTACGCGATTGGTAAACAAGGGCCACGCCGACACGGACGCGAACATCCCACCGCCAGAACTGTGACCGAAAAAGCGCTACACCTGGGCCAGGACAAGTTCGAACTGATCATGCGCCTGCTCACTCGACAATGCCTGCGTATTGAGCCCAGACTTGTCGTCAggctggccgaggtcgccgcgcGGCACATCCAGAGCATCGCGACATACGCAGAGGAGCCCAGGAAATTGTTCGTGGTGCAATGCGAGGTGTTCAACAAGTGTCTGCAGATATTCCGACCTCACGCGGGCGTACAGATGGCGCAGAGGTCGTTGCCAAACGCCTACTTCTGGGAGGCACAGAGGATCCTGCTTGCCATGTCTGACAGCCTGAACAAGCCGCTTCTACTTGACCGCGGGGGCTTCCGAGCCATTCGGGAGGTGTTGGCAGGCCAGCCAAAGAACCAAGTTGAGATGCATAGCTCCACAAGACACGCACCCACATGGCCCCCTTATCTCCAACCTGGCGACGGTATGGACGAGAGGGCGGACCCAGAAGAGAACTGGAGCCGGACCGTGAGCGCCGGGATGCTCATGCAGGAGGCTGGGTTCTCCAAAGATGAGCACGATGACGCGCTGGACATTCTGCAGGGCATGACGACGGACGGATCGCCCACAATTCAGCAGCGGTCTCTCATGAGAAGTGAccgccacgtcggcgtctgGGAGGCGTCCATCCGGGCGACCAGAAATGCCCAAGAGGCGTGGGAGAGATTCCAAAACCCGCCTGAGCCGGGTGCAAAGCCTGGTCTGCAGCAGTACGCAGCCATGTTGGAGAAGCTGGTGCTCCGGGAGGCCGACACAAGCAGTCGCCTGCTTCCTGGGGACAAGGCGCTCAACTTTCCAACTCACCAGGAGGCCAACTTGGCAGAGTTTGAGCGCGCACGGATGCGGCCTCCTAGCGTGGCACAACTCTACCACCACATGCGACTCAACGGCGTCAAGCCGCGCGACAACTGCCTCCGGATTTTGGTTGCCAACGCAGAGTCGCTGGACACGGCGCACAGGTACTTGCGCGAGAGCACAGAAAAGGGCAGAATCGTGCGGGCCCTGATGGCAGACGAGCCCGAGCGGGAGTCTCTTAGGGCAGTGCCCATGGGCCTCTTCGCGGCCTACATTCAGGCGTGCTCAAAAACAGAAGGTAAGCGGGGTGGGCGGCAGTTGATGCGCGTGGTTCGCCTGGCAGAGATGCGTCTCGACGCCGATGACTCGCGTTGGAGCCCCTACATCTGGGGGCTCATCCTGAAGAACCTGTCCCAGCACCACCGGGCCCTGCGGATGTCACTTTCTGAGCAGGTGGACATGTTCCTCCACGTGGTCGAGCGAATCGAGCGCAGCCACGGGGTCCATCCATCTACGTTTGTGCAGCTTGCCAAGTGCATCCGCAAGGCAACGAGGCGTGAGGTCGTCAAGCTTGTGGCTGAGCTGGAGTCCGGCGAAGAGACAAAGCGCGGCTCTGTGCGGCAGTTGTACGACTGGCAAGCATCCGCATGTTCAAGCGCTGACGGGCACCGCCTCTCCTCTGGCAAACCGCATTCGGTCCAGGCGAGGACGCCTTTGTCCCTgctcagcagcgccgccgatcGCTTAAAGGAGACGTTCAGCAAGCTGGTGGAGCGTGAAAGCAAGAGCCGAGCGGTTCTGGATGCTCGAAATGTGGCGCCGCTGGAGAGGATAAGCGCGCGGATGGATCCCGTCCGAAGCGACCATGTCCACGAGTACATGCTGTCGCTGGCGTTCGTTGGCGAGTTTGACGAAATGGCAAGGACGCTGCGGTGGGTGATGGAGCAGTGGGGCCAGGaggacgtggtcgaggccATGGTCGGCCTGGATGAGCCCCCGACGCACGGCGATTTCCTGGAGGCGCTGTGCGCGTTCCGTTTCCTGGCAGAGCCCATGCTAGACAGGGAGGAGGCCTCGAAGGTacgagcgagcgcggcgggcctccCACTGGGCTGGACGTGGCCGGACGACGAAGCTGTGGCGGCGTATGTCGAGATGCAGCACGATGAGTCGATTgttgcgctgcgccgcgtgcTCGACTGGGTGAgggcgcggcaggcgggcggcagaagcgacgacgcgggACAGGGTCGCGCGGCCAATCAAAGGTAG
- the PRF1 gene encoding peptide chain release factor 1 (BUSCO:EOG09264UVA~EggNog:ENOG503NX0J~COG:O): protein MTSLTEAGSPLGNVDSCKSSKLHLHSVPKRGTAPTMATTDKAPAQSAKDATPTNPRGIPYAPFVDNVEDYVATRQDVEPTLRSFQEMISKYQFMEMNLQRRMGGLKDKIPDIQKTLDTVQFLKSRKDEIEPIESTFELNETLYARANIPPTDEVYIWLGANVMLSYPVDEAETLLTSKLSTAKTSLSNCEEDLDFLREQITTMEVAIARVYNWEVVQKRKDKASEEEEKTQSKESEQ, encoded by the exons ATGACCTCGCTCACCGAGGCGGGCAGCCCACTGGGGAATGTCGACAGCTGCAAAAGCTCCAAGCTGCATCTCCACAGCGTCCCAAAGAGAGGTACGGCACCGACCATGGCGACCACAGACAAGGCGCCGGCTCAGAG TGCCAAAGATGCGACGCCCACAAACCCGCGGGGGATCCCGTACGCGCCGTTCGTCGACAATGTCGAAGACTACGTCGCCACACGCCAGGATGTCGAGCCCACGCTGCGGAGCTTCCAGGAAATGATTTC GAAGTACCAGTTCATGGAGATGAACCTCCAACGACGGATGGGGGGACTGAAGGACAAGATACCCGACATTCAAAAGACGCTAGACACAGTTCAGTTCTTGAAGTCGAGAAAG GACGAGATCGAGCCTATAGAATCCACCTTTGAGCTCAACGAGACGCTCTACGCCAGAGCGAACATTCCGCCTACGGACGAGGTTTACATTTGGCTAGGG GCCAACGTCATGCTCTCGTATCCGGTCGACGAAGCTGAAACGTTGCTGACGTCCAAGCTGTCGACGGCCAAAACGAGTTTGTCCAACTGCGAGGAGGACTTGGACTTTCTACGGGAACAGATTACG ACTATGGAGGTTGCCATTGCGCGGGTATACAATTGGGAAGTCGTCCAGAAGCGAAAGGACAAGGCGAgcgaagaagaggagaagacgCAGTCCAAGGAGAGTGAGCAATGA
- a CDS encoding uncharacterized protein (COG:S~TransMembrane:3 (n7-18c26/27o36-53i60-79o91-112i)~EggNog:ENOG503P3CD): protein MRIRLPFAGVFLLLLLLAGYAGLSTLQLGDYVNDKVLHLVTFFALTIVFYWIVDTNRRRTLNMTLIVCTLILGVGSEFVQSFLPNDREFDIYDIVANVVGSLAGLGLCSWYHKRMLERRRQRKTYNAVPGEDADDVELGEDHETGVTDGPSRGMTLEEEVDNWDEHAPDDWDDGDAAQQPGATATREPDPVDIGDAKRRTD from the exons ATGCGAATAAGGCTACCCTTTGCAG GTGTcttcctgctcctgctcctaCTCGCAGGCTACGCCGGCCTCTCCacgctgcagctcggcgatTATGTGAACGACAAGGTCCTCCACCTTGTAACCTTCTTTGCCCTCACCATTGTTTTCTACTGGATTGTCGATACAAACCGCCGACGCACCCTCAACATGACGCTCATTGTATGCACCCTTATCCTCGGAGTGGGGTCCGAGTTTGTGCAGAGCTTCCTCCCCAACGATCGCGAGTTCGACATATACGATATCGTGGCAAACGTGGTGGGGAGCCTCGCGGGGCTGGGACTGTGCTCTTGGTACCACAAACGCATGCTTGAGCGAAGAAGGCAGCGCAAGACGTACAACGCCGTCCCTggcgaggacgcggacgacgtcgagctcggcgaggaccaCGAGACGGGCGTGACTGACGGACCGTCTCGTGGCATGACACTAGAGGAGGAAGTAGACAACTGGGATGAGCATGCGCCCGATGATTGGGACGAtggtgacgccgcccagcagcctgGAGCGACAGCCACCAGAGAGCCGGACCCTGTCGACATTGGAGACGCCAAAAGACGAACAGATTGA